A section of the Thermococcus sp. 21S7 genome encodes:
- a CDS encoding cytosine permease: MENLKHSEEKDVAIDAVPLERRESWVSPAVVYAGVEFTLSVVMVGAGLVGSFSVAKVAMIVAVALLITWVGDSLNAYIGAKTGRASTVIARQSFGSLQARTLVALLVIIMGLGWWGVQTAIMANAISIALGIDYTASWGAWALIVVILGVIFGIPAILGYTSMKWTDYLAVPVGLFIFGLGVYLSVMKHGVSGIINWNPTPQMTIAVAISTVIGVNVVQWVMISDYSRQTKPGWKNAVLVPSLTMAVGFILMVVGAIMAVGVGTWDIVAVMVALGYPFWAYFMMFVAQWTTQIVNVYTPGLALSNMLNLRTGRARAMATAGIVIVGMLLALAGILSRYMDFLLLLGIVFPPIAAVMMTDFFVLRKEEWEDIQGWNLMATLALVVGILSGYYMQYKHFFGLPAIQTFIITSIAYYLLMRLKASTSPDKFTPRHWLS, encoded by the coding sequence GTGGAGAATTTAAAGCATTCTGAGGAGAAAGACGTGGCTATAGACGCTGTGCCTCTGGAGCGCAGGGAATCCTGGGTTAGCCCCGCCGTGGTGTACGCCGGGGTGGAGTTCACTCTGAGCGTTGTGATGGTGGGTGCAGGACTCGTTGGGAGCTTTAGCGTGGCGAAAGTTGCGATGATAGTTGCAGTGGCGTTGCTGATAACTTGGGTGGGCGACTCCCTCAACGCCTACATTGGTGCAAAAACCGGCAGGGCCTCGACGGTCATAGCCAGGCAGTCCTTTGGGAGCCTTCAGGCAAGAACCCTGGTGGCTCTGCTGGTTATCATAATGGGTCTCGGCTGGTGGGGAGTTCAAACAGCCATAATGGCCAATGCGATTTCAATAGCCTTGGGGATAGACTACACTGCTAGCTGGGGGGCGTGGGCGTTAATCGTAGTTATCCTTGGAGTGATATTCGGAATCCCGGCAATTTTGGGCTATACTTCAATGAAATGGACGGATTACCTTGCCGTTCCAGTGGGACTGTTTATATTCGGCCTCGGCGTTTATCTCTCGGTAATGAAGCATGGCGTGTCCGGGATAATAAACTGGAACCCCACCCCGCAGATGACTATAGCGGTGGCCATTTCCACGGTTATAGGAGTCAACGTGGTTCAGTGGGTCATGATATCAGATTACAGCAGACAGACAAAGCCGGGATGGAAGAACGCGGTTCTTGTTCCTTCCCTCACAATGGCGGTGGGATTCATCCTGATGGTCGTTGGTGCAATAATGGCTGTGGGCGTTGGCACGTGGGACATCGTCGCGGTCATGGTGGCGCTTGGATATCCGTTCTGGGCGTACTTCATGATGTTCGTTGCCCAGTGGACCACTCAGATAGTCAACGTTTACACTCCGGGGCTTGCACTCTCCAACATGCTTAACCTTCGGACGGGGAGGGCTAGAGCGATGGCAACCGCCGGCATAGTTATAGTGGGCATGCTCCTAGCGCTTGCGGGAATACTGAGCAGGTACATGGACTTCCTCCTGCTCCTGGGCATAGTGTTTCCCCCAATAGCGGCCGTCATGATGACGGACTTTTTTGTGCTACGGAAGGAGGAGTGGGAGGATATACAGGGATGGAACTTAATGGCCACCCTAGCGTTGGTCGTTGGAATACTCTCGGGGTACTATATGCAGTACAAGCACTTCTTTGGGCTTCCAGCAATCCAGACCTTCATAATAACATCAATTGCCTACTACCTCCTAATGAGACTGAAGGCGTCAACGTCCCCTGACAAATTTACACCAAGGCACTGGCTTTCTTGA
- a CDS encoding Lrp/AsnC family transcriptional regulator — protein MEDDEVVVMKGIFKNKLDDIDLKIYQALRENGRMSDTEIAKRVGVSITTVRRRRLRLQEKGYLQIIGLLLLRAADVAYADVMVKLNQHAKVEEINEFLADAINNPRIYEVTEYLGGDYDILLRFLESNNEKLRYHIDKFLRNRDAVEHYMIYPAIGSPKAWYKSFKIKF, from the coding sequence ATGGAGGATGATGAAGTTGTTGTCATGAAGGGTATCTTCAAGAACAAGCTCGATGATATTGACCTGAAGATATACCAAGCTCTGCGGGAAAACGGCAGAATGAGCGACACTGAAATCGCTAAACGGGTGGGCGTGTCAATAACAACGGTCCGACGTCGCAGATTGAGGCTCCAGGAGAAGGGATACCTGCAGATTATCGGCCTTCTGCTCCTGAGAGCCGCGGACGTGGCATATGCCGATGTAATGGTAAAGCTCAACCAGCATGCGAAGGTGGAGGAAATAAACGAATTTCTAGCGGATGCCATTAACAACCCGAGGATATATGAGGTAACGGAGTATCTGGGCGGCGACTACGACATTCTGCTGAGGTTTCTGGAGAGCAACAACGAAAAGCTGAGGTACCACATAGACAAATTCCTCCGGAACAGGGATGCAGTCGAACATTACATGATATATCCCGCGATTGGTAGCCCCAAAGCCTGGTACAAATCGTTTAAAATTAAATTCTAG
- a CDS encoding class I SAM-dependent methyltransferase — protein MPVDEETFKKEVLSKIPPRNEPPLPSDWLHTEMLERFRVIGFAPIKEGMNVLEVGCGAHALTTVPLAYLVGETGRVVSIDRSRWRFFEEVTSSAGLKHRIIPLKTDARELPFPFKTFDLAVLVHGIRSLKSEETMVKVISEMLRVSEEVFIAESLPTANNERQRAHLELYNLREEIFEALFGEKDDLHYPTLEKLHELVEEAGGEIIKSGTFESGLPHYLAYIPREYVGRIKDERKRTELLRRWDAAYEKWKKGAEHPPVGWLVARI, from the coding sequence ATGCCCGTTGACGAAGAGACATTTAAGAAAGAAGTTCTTTCCAAGATTCCTCCCCGAAACGAGCCTCCCCTACCCTCAGACTGGCTTCACACCGAAATGCTCGAACGCTTCCGCGTCATCGGGTTCGCGCCTATCAAAGAGGGCATGAACGTCCTTGAGGTTGGCTGCGGTGCTCACGCGCTAACCACCGTTCCGTTAGCGTACCTCGTTGGCGAGACAGGTCGCGTTGTTTCCATAGACCGCTCCCGCTGGCGCTTCTTCGAGGAGGTGACGTCATCTGCAGGACTAAAACACAGGATAATCCCTCTCAAGACCGACGCAAGGGAGCTTCCCTTCCCGTTCAAGACCTTCGATTTAGCCGTTCTCGTTCACGGAATCAGGAGCCTGAAGAGCGAGGAAACAATGGTCAAGGTCATCTCGGAGATGCTTCGGGTTTCCGAAGAGGTCTTCATCGCAGAGAGCCTGCCCACAGCGAACAACGAGAGGCAGAGGGCACACCTTGAGCTCTACAACCTCCGTGAAGAGATTTTTGAGGCGCTGTTCGGCGAGAAGGACGACCTGCATTACCCCACGCTCGAAAAACTCCACGAGCTCGTAGAGGAAGCCGGGGGAGAGATAATCAAAAGTGGGACATTCGAATCTGGCCTGCCTCACTACCTCGCCTACATCCCCCGCGAATACGTGGGACGGATAAAAGACGAGAGAAAGCGCACGGAGCTTTTGAGGCGCTGGGATGCGGCCTACGAGAAATGGAAGAAAGGCGCGGAGCATCCGCCGGTTGGCTGGCTGGTGGCTAGAATTTAA
- the leuS gene encoding leucine--tRNA ligase — protein sequence MAELNFKAIEEKWQKRWLEEKAFEPKANEKPKEKKFYITVAFPYLSGHLHVGHARTYTIPDVIARFKRMQGYNVLFPMAWHITGAPIVGIAERIKHRDPKTIHIYRDVYKVPEEILWKFEDPKEIVKYFMKAARETFIRAGFSVDWTREFHTTSLFPPFSKFIEWQFWTLKEEGLVVKGAHRVRWDPVVGTALGDHDIMEGEDVQILDYVIIKFILEENGEEIYMPAATLRPETVYGVTNMWLNPNATYVKAKVKRGEKVERWIISKEAAYKLSFQDREIEVLEEFKGEKLIGKYVRNPVTGDEVIILPAEFVDPDNATGVVMSVPAHAPFDHVALEDLKKETEILLKYEVDPRVVEEISYISLIKLEGYGDFPAVEEAERLGVKSQKDAEKLEEATKNIYKAEYHKGVFKIEPYAGKSVQEAKDLIAKELQEKGIAEIMYEFAEKPVISRFGNQAVIKIIHDQWFIDYGNPEWKEKAREALANMTIYPESRRTQFEAVIEWLDKKACARKVGLGTPLPWDPDWVIESLSDSTIYMAYYTISRHMNRLREEGRLDPEKLTREFFDYLFLEEFSEEREKELEGKTGIPAETIHEMKEEFEYWYPLDWRCSAKDLIPNHLTFFIFNHTAIFRKEHWPRGIAVNGFGTLEGTKMSKSKGNVLNFIDAIEENGADVVRLYIMGLAEHDSDFDWRRKEVGKLRRQVERFYELVSEFAGYEAEETELKDIDKWMLHRLNKAIEGATQALEEFRTRTAVQWAFYSILNDLRWYMRRTEGRDDKAKRFVLRKLAEVWVRLMAPFTPHISEELWEKLGGEGFVSLAKWPEPVPEWWNETIEAEEEFVKALIEDIKEIIRVAKIEDAKRAYVYTAPEWKWRVVEVVAEKRDFKSAMAELMKDPEMRKHGKEISKLIQRLIKERAFDVKRINEEKALREARDFMEKELGVEIIINPEEDKGGKKKAAMPLKPAVYVE from the coding sequence ATGGCTGAGCTTAACTTCAAGGCCATTGAGGAGAAGTGGCAGAAGCGCTGGCTGGAAGAGAAGGCCTTCGAACCGAAAGCGAATGAAAAGCCCAAGGAGAAGAAGTTCTACATCACGGTCGCCTTCCCGTACCTTTCGGGGCACCTCCACGTCGGTCACGCGAGGACCTACACGATTCCCGACGTTATAGCGCGCTTTAAGAGAATGCAGGGCTACAACGTCCTCTTCCCGATGGCCTGGCACATCACCGGTGCGCCGATAGTCGGAATCGCCGAGAGGATAAAGCACCGCGACCCAAAGACGATACACATCTACCGCGACGTCTACAAAGTCCCCGAGGAGATACTCTGGAAGTTCGAGGACCCGAAGGAAATCGTCAAGTACTTCATGAAGGCCGCCAGGGAGACCTTCATCAGGGCTGGCTTTTCCGTCGACTGGACGCGCGAGTTCCACACGACGAGCCTCTTCCCGCCCTTCAGCAAGTTCATAGAGTGGCAGTTCTGGACGCTCAAGGAGGAGGGACTGGTCGTTAAGGGCGCCCACAGGGTCAGGTGGGACCCGGTCGTTGGGACTGCCCTCGGAGACCACGACATAATGGAGGGCGAAGACGTCCAGATACTGGACTACGTCATCATCAAGTTCATTCTCGAAGAGAACGGCGAGGAAATCTACATGCCGGCCGCGACGCTGAGGCCGGAGACGGTTTACGGCGTCACCAACATGTGGCTGAACCCCAACGCCACCTACGTCAAAGCAAAGGTCAAGCGCGGCGAGAAGGTGGAGAGGTGGATAATCAGCAAGGAAGCAGCTTACAAGCTCTCCTTCCAGGACAGGGAGATTGAAGTATTGGAGGAGTTCAAGGGCGAGAAGCTGATAGGCAAATACGTGAGGAACCCGGTCACCGGCGACGAGGTCATCATCCTGCCGGCAGAGTTCGTTGACCCGGACAACGCGACTGGAGTCGTTATGAGCGTCCCGGCTCATGCGCCCTTCGACCACGTGGCCCTTGAAGACCTCAAGAAGGAAACCGAGATTCTGCTGAAGTATGAAGTCGACCCGCGCGTGGTTGAGGAGATAAGCTACATCTCGCTGATCAAGCTGGAGGGCTACGGCGACTTTCCAGCTGTGGAAGAGGCTGAGAGGCTCGGCGTAAAGAGCCAGAAAGATGCTGAGAAGCTCGAAGAGGCCACCAAGAACATCTACAAGGCCGAGTACCACAAGGGAGTCTTCAAGATAGAGCCCTACGCAGGCAAGTCAGTCCAGGAGGCCAAAGACCTCATAGCCAAGGAGCTCCAGGAGAAGGGCATAGCCGAAATAATGTACGAGTTTGCAGAAAAGCCGGTCATTTCGCGCTTCGGCAACCAGGCGGTCATCAAGATAATCCACGACCAGTGGTTCATAGACTACGGCAACCCCGAGTGGAAGGAGAAGGCCCGCGAGGCCCTCGCAAACATGACCATCTATCCAGAGAGCAGAAGAACCCAGTTCGAGGCAGTCATAGAGTGGCTCGACAAGAAGGCCTGCGCGAGGAAAGTTGGACTGGGAACGCCGCTGCCGTGGGATCCCGACTGGGTCATCGAGAGCCTGAGCGACTCGACCATCTACATGGCCTACTACACGATAAGCAGGCACATGAACAGGCTGAGGGAGGAGGGCAGGCTCGACCCGGAGAAGCTCACGAGGGAGTTCTTCGACTACCTGTTCCTGGAGGAGTTCAGCGAGGAGCGCGAAAAGGAACTCGAAGGGAAGACCGGAATCCCGGCTGAAACCATCCACGAGATGAAGGAGGAGTTCGAGTACTGGTACCCGCTCGACTGGCGCTGCTCTGCCAAGGACCTGATACCGAACCACCTGACGTTCTTCATCTTCAACCACACGGCGATTTTCAGGAAGGAGCACTGGCCGAGAGGAATAGCCGTCAACGGCTTCGGAACGCTGGAAGGCACCAAGATGAGCAAGAGCAAGGGCAACGTGCTGAACTTCATCGACGCCATCGAAGAGAACGGGGCAGATGTGGTGAGGCTCTACATAATGGGCTTAGCCGAGCACGACAGCGACTTCGACTGGCGCAGGAAAGAGGTCGGGAAGCTCCGCAGGCAGGTTGAGCGCTTCTACGAGCTGGTGAGCGAGTTCGCAGGCTATGAGGCGGAGGAGACCGAGCTGAAAGACATCGATAAGTGGATGCTGCACAGGCTGAACAAGGCCATCGAAGGGGCAACCCAGGCGCTCGAAGAGTTCAGGACGAGGACTGCTGTGCAGTGGGCATTCTACAGCATCCTCAACGACCTGCGCTGGTACATGCGCAGAACCGAGGGCAGGGACGACAAAGCGAAGCGCTTCGTTCTCAGAAAGCTCGCCGAGGTCTGGGTCAGGCTGATGGCGCCGTTCACGCCGCACATCAGTGAGGAGCTCTGGGAGAAGCTGGGCGGAGAGGGCTTCGTGAGCCTGGCGAAGTGGCCGGAGCCGGTTCCGGAGTGGTGGAACGAAACCATCGAGGCCGAGGAGGAGTTCGTAAAGGCCCTCATCGAGGACATCAAGGAGATAATCCGCGTGGCAAAGATAGAGGACGCCAAGAGGGCATACGTATACACTGCACCGGAGTGGAAGTGGCGCGTTGTCGAGGTCGTCGCGGAGAAGAGGGACTTCAAGTCAGCCATGGCAGAGCTGATGAAGGACCCAGAGATGAGGAAGCACGGCAAGGAGATAAGCAAGCTCATCCAGAGGCTCATCAAGGAGAGGGCCTTCGATGTCAAGCGCATAAACGAGGAGAAGGCCCTGAGAGAAGCCAGGGACTTCATGGAGAAGGAGCTCGGAGTCGAGATAATCATCAACCCGGAGGAGGACAAGGGAGGAAAGAAGAAGGCCGCGATGCCGCTGAAGCCTGCGGTTTACGTGGAGTGA